CGACAGCAGGATTAAGAGTCCTGTGCGCTACCTGGCTGCGCCATAGACCCACTAAAAATAGAAATGCCTAGAGTTGTTATTAATCTTAAGATTTTAAAAGAAAGGAAAATTTAGTTGTGAGCTTTTGCTTCAATTTCACTGTACTTTTCTAGTATTGCTGTAAGTGCAGTTGAAACTGGTACATCATTCATCTTTTTCTTTTCGGCAAGAAGTTTTTGATATGCATCTAGTGTGATGTATACTGGAATTGAGCCATTTCCTTCAAGCAATCCTCTTACATTGAAAAGAGCGGTTTCCATACCTCTTTCAGCAGACTTTGCAAATTTTGCTTTATCCATGATTGCTCCTAATGGACCAAATGGCATTTCATAATCTACTGTCATGGTTACTCTGGTAAGATTATCACCAAGCGATTTGAATTCATTGGTAATTTGCCAGTGCTTGAATGGACCTTCAATTTGTTTGGCAGAAATTTTTTCATTTCTAACAAATTCAATTGTTTCACAATCCCATTCGAGACGTTTGCCGCTAAAGTCACCGATTATTCTAAATGTTGTTCCAACACCCATACCTTCTTTGATGTCCATTGGGACTACAGTCATTCCTACTGCATCAGTTTTGATTTGATCAGAAACATGTTCTGGTCTTGCAAAGTAGGTAAAAACATTCTCTACAGGTGTCTTAATATCGATTGATTTTGTTACGACGGTCAACGATTCAATGTCTTGCCAATAAGGATTTAAAGGTTTTGAAGATTTCTCGTTGTAAATTGATTAACACTATATTCTTCTAACAATAATGCAACAATGTGAAAAAATTGCGATCAGTCGTTTTTTTGGTTTTCCTGGTGTTTTCCACAATACCAATTTTCTCTGAGGCCTATGCTCATTCCATGTTTAATTCGGCTGAACAATTTCTAGGGGGGTACAGGGTCCAAGTTGCAACACTTCCTGAATTTCCACAGATAGGAGAAACATCACAGATTCTGTTTAGAGTTACAGATGAAAATTATGAGGAAGTTGACAGGTTTACCATGGGGGTCAGATTCTTCTATAATGACCAGCAGATTGATGCAATTCCACCAAAATCACATGAAGCTGGGCACTATGAAGTGGATTATGTATGGGAAAATTCAGGAAACCACATTGTTCGTGTAGATTTATACGATATGGGAGGAAATTCAGGAGTTTTGACTTATGCATTTAACATGAGTACTCAAAGTCCGTTTGGATACATTTTCATTATCGCAATTACTATAGGTGCACTTACTCTAGGTGTAGTAGTAGCATATATCTACATTCCAAAAATTCTTAAATCCAAAACTAAAGCTTAGCTTTTATCGGATTTTTTGCAATTCTAAATGCAAACAGCGTTGTCAGTAATACCATAGAGAACAACAATATTCCCACTCCAAGATGAATAGCAACCAGAACTGCATGAAGTTTTAGATCAATAACTAGAGCAC
Above is a window of Nitrosopumilus sp. K4 DNA encoding:
- a CDS encoding SRPBCC family protein — its product is MTVVTKSIDIKTPVENVFTYFARPEHVSDQIKTDAVGMTVVPMDIKEGMGVGTTFRIIGDFSGKRLEWDCETIEFVRNEKISAKQIEGPFKHWQITNEFKSLGDNLTRVTMTVDYEMPFGPLGAIMDKAKFAKSAERGMETALFNVRGLLEGNGSIPVYITLDAYQKLLAEKKKMNDVPVSTALTAILEKYSEIEAKAHN